A part of Pseudobdellovibrionaceae bacterium genomic DNA contains:
- a CDS encoding rhodanese-like domain-containing protein, producing MTHTNPYRIIASYKFFSWPEGTDFKAKATEIENWASEHGILGLLLIGKEGFNGTMSCPSEEARDMWLAKLQSFCAPLTFEYKESLSDFQPFRRAKVKVKKEIVTLGDETVLPASEKDPSHLSPEEWENFIRTKNPVVLDVRNDYEMEIGKFRTAKDWAMKEFTEFPKLVEELELDKEEPILMYCTGGIRCEKASIEMRRQGYKNVYQLDGGILNYIKERPNGEFEGECFVFDHRVAVDQELKPSLRYGLCVHCGQPASLDPLECVQCHEPAIVCNHCLDDHQEDASIQTCSKNCRHHYKMGHKSTKTHWDAKREYKKLSSLPNKVKNA from the coding sequence ATGACACACACAAATCCGTACCGAATCATTGCTTCGTATAAGTTTTTCTCGTGGCCCGAAGGCACAGACTTCAAAGCTAAAGCCACCGAGATTGAAAACTGGGCTTCAGAGCATGGGATTTTAGGCTTACTTTTAATTGGAAAAGAAGGCTTTAACGGCACAATGTCCTGTCCAAGTGAAGAGGCCCGCGATATGTGGTTAGCCAAATTGCAATCTTTTTGCGCTCCTTTAACTTTTGAATACAAAGAGAGCCTGTCTGACTTCCAACCCTTTCGACGAGCCAAAGTAAAGGTCAAAAAAGAAATCGTCACCCTGGGGGATGAAACCGTTCTGCCTGCTTCAGAAAAAGACCCTTCGCATTTAAGCCCAGAAGAGTGGGAGAATTTTATCCGCACTAAAAACCCTGTGGTCCTAGATGTCAGAAACGATTACGAAATGGAGATCGGCAAGTTCAGAACCGCCAAAGACTGGGCCATGAAAGAATTCACCGAATTTCCTAAGCTTGTCGAGGAGCTGGAACTTGATAAAGAAGAACCTATCCTTATGTACTGCACAGGGGGGATCCGCTGTGAAAAGGCTTCGATCGAAATGCGCCGTCAAGGCTACAAAAATGTCTACCAACTTGATGGTGGAATTTTAAACTACATCAAAGAACGTCCAAATGGTGAATTTGAAGGGGAATGTTTTGTTTTTGACCACCGTGTGGCTGTCGATCAAGAGCTTAAACCTTCGCTGCGTTACGGGCTTTGCGTTCACTGCGGTCAACCTGCTTCATTAGATCCCTTAGAGTGCGTTCAGTGCCATGAGCCCGCCATTGTGTGCAACCATTGCCTGGATGACCATCAAGAGGATGCCTCTATTCAAACCTGCTCTAAAAACTGTCGCCATCACTATAAGATGGGACATAAGAGCACTAAGACCCATTGGGATGCTAAACGAGAATACAAAAAGCTTTCATCTCTACCAAATAAAGTCAAAAACGCTTAA
- the ffh gene encoding signal recognition particle protein, whose translation MFNNLSDKLLGSIKKISGRSKISESNIEEVLKDIRMGLLEADVNFKVVKTFIDNVKAKALGQAVLNSVTPDQQFTKIVYDELVALLGGEAPFIDVKKSPSHIMLVGLQGVGKTTTTAKLAVYIRQKLQKRVGLVPLDVYRPAAIEQLQTLAKQIDIPCFSSQLGEKPQELLRQAEEWRKQNDLEVLILDTAGRLQIDETLMDELQGLKELVQPKEILLVADAMLGQQSVNVAKGFHDKLGLSGLILTKVDGDARGGAALSIRETVGIPIKFLGIGEKVSALEVFHPDRLASRILDRGDVVGLVEKAQEMINEKDAKEAARKLSKNEFTVEDFLKQIQMMKKMGGLGSIMGMLPGMGQAMKQLKNQAMPDDELKKVEAIINSMTRQERQNHKILSGSRRLRIAKGSGTRVQDVNKFVKQFEQAKKMMSTMMKMGFKGGRMPF comes from the coding sequence ATGTTTAATAATCTTTCAGATAAGCTCTTAGGGTCGATCAAAAAAATTTCAGGTCGCTCTAAGATTTCAGAATCTAATATAGAAGAAGTTTTAAAAGACATTCGCATGGGGCTGTTAGAGGCCGATGTGAACTTTAAGGTGGTCAAAACCTTTATTGATAATGTCAAAGCCAAAGCTTTGGGGCAGGCCGTTTTAAATAGTGTTACCCCTGACCAGCAATTTACAAAAATTGTATATGACGAGCTAGTCGCACTTTTAGGTGGAGAAGCCCCCTTTATTGATGTGAAGAAATCACCTTCACACATTATGCTTGTGGGGCTACAAGGGGTGGGGAAGACCACGACCACGGCTAAACTGGCAGTTTACATTCGTCAAAAACTCCAAAAACGTGTGGGACTAGTTCCTTTGGATGTCTATCGACCTGCGGCCATAGAACAGCTGCAAACCTTAGCAAAACAAATAGATATCCCCTGCTTTTCCAGTCAGTTAGGGGAAAAACCTCAAGAACTTTTGCGACAAGCTGAAGAGTGGCGTAAGCAAAACGACCTCGAAGTTTTGATCTTAGACACCGCGGGACGTTTGCAAATTGATGAGACCCTGATGGATGAACTGCAGGGGCTTAAAGAACTCGTTCAGCCCAAAGAGATTCTGCTTGTGGCCGATGCCATGTTAGGACAGCAGTCGGTCAATGTGGCTAAGGGCTTTCATGATAAATTGGGACTTTCAGGTCTGATTTTGACTAAAGTCGATGGGGATGCGCGTGGTGGGGCGGCCTTAAGTATTCGTGAAACCGTCGGTATACCCATTAAGTTTTTAGGTATAGGCGAAAAGGTTTCAGCCCTTGAGGTGTTTCACCCTGATCGTTTAGCCTCTCGAATTTTGGATCGTGGGGATGTTGTGGGTCTAGTGGAAAAGGCCCAAGAGATGATCAATGAAAAAGATGCTAAAGAGGCCGCTCGTAAACTTTCAAAGAATGAGTTTACAGTGGAAGACTTCCTCAAGCAGATTCAGATGATGAAAAAGATGGGGGGGCTGGGAAGCATTATGGGTATGCTCCCTGGTATGGGGCAGGCGATGAAGCAGCTTAAAAATCAGGCGATGCCCGATGATGAGCTTAAAAAAGTAGAGGCCATCATCAATTCCATGACGCGTCAGGAGCGTCAGAATCATAAAATTCTTTCAGGGTCTAGAAGGTTACGAATCGCGAAGGGCTCTGGAACGCGAGTGCAGGATGTGAATAAATTTGTAAAACAATTTGAGCAGGCCAAAAAGATGATGAGCACCATGATGAAGATGGGCTTTAAAGGTGGCCGTATGCCATTTTAA
- the rpsP gene encoding 30S ribosomal protein S16 has protein sequence MVVIRLSRVGAKHSPKYRVTVADSRRARGGKFIEVVGSYNPIPSGKAPEVVLDMDKVNAWIAKGAQPSDTVRSLIRKVQAAK, from the coding sequence ATGGTTGTAATTCGTTTATCTCGTGTTGGAGCAAAGCATAGTCCTAAGTATCGTGTGACTGTTGCTGATTCTAGAAGAGCTCGTGGTGGAAAATTTATCGAAGTGGTAGGAAGTTACAATCCTATTCCTAGCGGTAAAGCTCCTGAAGTGGTCTTGGATATGGACAAGGTCAATGCTTGGATCGCAAAAGGTGCACAACCTTCAGATACAGTGAGATCCTTGATCAGAAAAGTGCAGGCGGCAAAGTAA
- a CDS encoding KH domain-containing protein: METSLKDLVEFMAKSLVDKPEEVFVKEVVGEQTTVVELKVAKEDLGKVIGKQGRTARSMRTILTAASTKLQKRSVLEIVE; this comes from the coding sequence ATGGAAACAAGTTTAAAAGATCTAGTTGAGTTCATGGCCAAGTCATTGGTGGACAAGCCAGAAGAAGTGTTTGTGAAAGAAGTTGTGGGCGAGCAAACTACGGTTGTTGAGCTTAAGGTGGCTAAAGAAGACCTGGGTAAAGTGATTGGAAAGCAAGGACGTACGGCAAGATCAATGCGCACGATCCTTACTGCTGCGAGCACTAAACTGCAAAAGCGCAGTGTTCTTGAAATCGTTGAATAG
- the rimM gene encoding ribosome maturation factor RimM (Essential for efficient processing of 16S rRNA) codes for MLVCIGKIVDAHGLKGEVKVRFISEDPEWIEDLFRLYIHPEESGSFLNAAVSSSEIYAADEKLKTHNGQKDKGVPATDTSLPVYDVEEVRYTNQLWILKLSDVHDRTQAEALKNHFVFVTQDFFKTSDQEAPYLLELKGYQVEVQGQECGEVVGFLETPAHSLILLKTLSGEYEIPWVSDFIGEIDREQKIIKMTFPLDLLSEDFNTKK; via the coding sequence ATGTTGGTTTGTATAGGTAAAATTGTAGATGCTCATGGTTTAAAGGGTGAGGTGAAAGTTAGATTTATCTCTGAAGACCCTGAGTGGATCGAAGATCTTTTTCGCCTCTATATCCATCCCGAGGAGTCAGGCAGTTTTTTAAATGCTGCGGTCTCGTCCTCTGAGATTTATGCTGCAGATGAAAAGTTGAAGACTCACAACGGACAGAAAGACAAAGGGGTTCCAGCCACGGACACCTCTCTGCCCGTTTATGATGTGGAAGAGGTGAGATACACCAACCAACTTTGGATTTTAAAATTGTCGGATGTGCATGATCGCACTCAAGCGGAAGCCCTTAAAAATCACTTTGTTTTTGTGACGCAAGATTTTTTTAAAACTTCAGATCAAGAAGCACCCTACTTGCTTGAACTTAAAGGTTACCAAGTAGAGGTTCAGGGGCAGGAGTGCGGAGAGGTAGTGGGGTTTTTAGAAACCCCCGCTCACAGTCTCATACTCTTAAAAACCCTAAGTGGTGAGTATGAAATCCCTTGGGTTTCAGATTTTATTGGGGAGATTGATCGTGAACAGAAAATTATAAAAATGACATTTCCCTTAGATCTTTTGTCTGAGGATTTTAATACTAAAAAATAA
- the trmD gene encoding tRNA (guanosine(37)-N1)-methyltransferase TrmD, protein MKFAVLSLFPEVITGGLVGLVGSAKEKGLYELQVCDLRAFGKGTHKALDDVPYGGGDGMLLQAEPLKEALEHIRTSDPSFKEAKVICLSPKGKLWTQREALLWAKDASPKILVCGRYAGLDQRFIEECCDEEISIGDYILNGGELGALVIMESVIRLQEGALGNAQSSCVDSFSQDDGLLEAPQYTRPRQWQGREVPEVLLSGHHDHITKWTRYMALLETGYRRPELLTLAVWEELCELLNSKDTLAVQTLKDFGESKVQELKKRVRNRGESYGRG, encoded by the coding sequence ATGAAGTTTGCAGTGCTGAGTCTTTTTCCAGAAGTGATCACAGGAGGTCTTGTCGGCCTTGTGGGAAGTGCTAAAGAGAAGGGACTTTACGAACTTCAAGTGTGTGATCTACGCGCTTTTGGAAAGGGCACCCATAAAGCTCTGGATGATGTTCCTTATGGGGGTGGTGATGGAATGCTCTTACAAGCCGAACCCCTTAAGGAGGCTCTTGAGCATATCCGAACTTCTGATCCTAGTTTTAAAGAGGCAAAGGTCATCTGTTTAAGCCCTAAGGGCAAACTATGGACTCAACGCGAGGCCTTGCTGTGGGCCAAGGATGCAAGCCCTAAGATTTTAGTGTGTGGGAGATACGCGGGCCTAGATCAGCGTTTTATTGAGGAGTGCTGTGATGAAGAGATCTCTATAGGAGATTACATTCTCAATGGGGGAGAGTTAGGGGCTTTGGTCATTATGGAGTCTGTGATTCGTTTACAGGAAGGGGCTTTGGGCAATGCCCAGTCTTCGTGTGTGGATAGCTTCAGCCAAGACGATGGACTCTTAGAGGCCCCCCAATACACGCGTCCAAGGCAGTGGCAGGGACGCGAGGTGCCCGAGGTGCTACTTTCAGGCCATCACGATCACATCACCAAATGGACGCGCTATATGGCTCTGTTAGAAACAGGTTATCGTCGCCCTGAGCTTCTGACTTTGGCGGTGTGGGAAGAGTTGTGCGAGCTTTTAAACTCCAAAGACACTTTGGCCGTACAGACTTTGAAGGACTTCGGCGAGTCTAAAGTGCAAGAGCTCAAAAAACGAGTTCGCAATAGAGGAGAGTCTTATGGCAGGGGCTGA
- a CDS encoding RNA methyltransferase, with protein MAGAEIHVGLVHHPVYDRQKKIVATNITNFDVHDIARVCRCYGVKSYSLIHPSEEQLMFVSRIRDHWVTGYGKKFNPLRSEALDYIYTAKSIAEAAKNHGITQIYATSARVHEGFKSLSFKSLKEQILTEESQEQILLLFGTGFGLSREVFEQCDGILEPIAGSSRTDFRHLSVRSAVGIALDRLVGS; from the coding sequence ATGGCAGGGGCTGAGATTCATGTGGGACTGGTCCACCACCCTGTTTATGATCGCCAAAAAAAGATCGTAGCGACAAACATCACCAACTTTGATGTCCATGATATTGCGCGCGTGTGCCGTTGTTATGGGGTGAAATCTTACAGTTTGATTCATCCCTCAGAGGAACAACTGATGTTTGTCTCACGCATTCGAGACCACTGGGTGACGGGTTATGGTAAAAAATTTAATCCACTCAGGTCAGAAGCTTTGGATTATATCTATACAGCCAAATCCATTGCGGAAGCGGCTAAAAATCATGGAATCACCCAAATTTATGCCACTAGTGCCAGAGTTCATGAGGGCTTTAAGAGCCTAAGCTTTAAGTCCCTCAAAGAGCAGATTCTCACTGAGGAATCTCAGGAACAGATTTTATTATTATTCGGAACAGGCTTTGGCTTATCCAGAGAGGTTTTTGAGCAATGTGATGGCATTCTGGAGCCCATTGCGGGGAGTTCTAGAACGGATTTTCGCCACCTTTCGGTGCGTTCAGCCGTAGGAATTGCTCTTGACCGACTCGTAGGGTCATGA
- the rplS gene encoding 50S ribosomal protein L19 codes for MNFVESVISALTPKPKFPAFKTGDTLSVHVKVKEGEKERIQIFKGTVIKVQGSGLGRSFTVRKMSDGVGVERTWPFTSPAVDKVELHSIGKVRRSRIFYLRKLKGRAARLESEYAPAVKDNQNAKN; via the coding sequence ATGAACTTTGTAGAATCTGTTATTTCTGCTCTGACTCCTAAACCAAAATTTCCAGCATTTAAAACTGGGGACACTTTATCTGTTCATGTGAAAGTTAAAGAAGGTGAAAAAGAAAGAATTCAGATCTTCAAAGGGACTGTGATCAAGGTTCAGGGTTCTGGCCTAGGTCGCTCGTTTACCGTAAGAAAGATGTCTGACGGTGTAGGTGTGGAAAGAACTTGGCCGTTCACGAGTCCTGCTGTGGACAAAGTGGAGCTTCATAGCATCGGTAAAGTTCGTCGCTCTCGTATTTTCTATCTTCGCAAGCTTAAAGGTCGTGCCGCTCGTCTTGAGTCTGAGTACGCTCCCGCTGTTAAAGATAACCAGAACGCTAAAAACTAA
- a CDS encoding ribonuclease HII, whose amino-acid sequence MDLIQWSSTETGLPVIGVDEAGRGCLCGPVYAAAVIFNSKAEKGFYKDSKLLSEKKREELYEQILATHKVGVGFATAKEIDQINILQATFLAMKRAIASLSDVTEAHVMIDGNQLLPQFQSFPQSAIIKGDQKVPEISAASIVAKVSRDRYLKQISATYPEYEFSKHKGYGTAVHKKLIEKYGPCQEHRLTFKGVREFYKPSAQ is encoded by the coding sequence ATGGATTTGATTCAATGGTCCTCTACGGAAACTGGGCTGCCTGTGATCGGTGTCGATGAGGCAGGACGGGGTTGCCTATGTGGGCCTGTGTATGCGGCGGCTGTGATTTTTAACTCCAAAGCAGAAAAAGGGTTTTACAAAGACTCCAAACTTTTAAGTGAAAAAAAACGAGAAGAACTTTATGAACAGATTCTTGCCACCCATAAAGTCGGAGTGGGTTTTGCCACAGCTAAAGAGATAGATCAGATCAATATTTTACAAGCTACCTTTTTAGCAATGAAAAGAGCCATAGCAAGTCTTTCGGATGTGACCGAGGCCCATGTTATGATTGATGGCAATCAACTTTTACCGCAATTTCAAAGCTTTCCACAGAGTGCGATTATAAAAGGGGACCAAAAGGTTCCAGAAATTTCTGCGGCCAGCATTGTGGCCAAAGTGTCCAGAGATCGGTACTTAAAACAGATCAGTGCGACCTATCCTGAGTACGAATTTAGCAAACACAAGGGATATGGAACCGCAGTACATAAAAAACTCATTGAAAAATATGGGCCTTGTCAGGAGCATCGACTCACCTTTAAAGGCGTTCGCGAATTTTATAAACCATCCGCCCAATGA
- a CDS encoding alpha/beta hydrolase: protein MKHNTSFLFLRGLGRNQYHWGDQSAFRMAFGNQVYFLDQPGFGENINVRSPASVPAITDRLNEQWESLNVDKDSKKVLVGLSLGGMVSMDWVSRYPETWDYLILINSSVKDLSPFWQRLKMQNYISLIKISMMSDPLEREEAVFDLTCNMSDKESTLNWWDEIYQKYPPDIVDITNQLYAASKFKSPKSLPERLKTLVLTSKADRLVSYKCSVAISKKYNTDIRFHNQAGHDLVLDDLFWCVAQIKEWLNTQDDFNF, encoded by the coding sequence ATGAAACATAATACTTCTTTTCTGTTTTTGCGAGGTCTTGGGCGGAACCAATATCATTGGGGGGATCAAAGTGCTTTTAGAATGGCCTTTGGCAATCAAGTGTATTTTTTGGATCAGCCAGGATTCGGAGAAAACATCAATGTCAGGTCCCCAGCTTCGGTGCCTGCGATCACAGATCGTCTGAATGAACAGTGGGAAAGTTTAAACGTCGATAAAGATTCAAAGAAAGTTTTAGTGGGTTTGTCTTTGGGAGGCATGGTCTCCATGGACTGGGTGAGCAGATATCCTGAGACTTGGGACTATTTGATTTTAATCAACTCCAGTGTAAAAGATTTAAGTCCATTTTGGCAGCGTTTGAAAATGCAAAATTATATCTCCTTGATTAAAATCTCTATGATGAGTGATCCTCTTGAAAGAGAAGAAGCTGTTTTTGATCTGACATGTAATATGAGTGACAAAGAATCTACACTGAATTGGTGGGATGAGATCTATCAAAAATATCCTCCTGATATTGTTGACATCACCAACCAACTTTATGCAGCCAGTAAGTTTAAGTCACCTAAGAGTTTACCTGAACGTCTTAAAACATTAGTGTTGACTTCCAAGGCCGATCGTTTGGTGTCATACAAGTGCTCTGTGGCTATTTCTAAAAAATATAATACGGATATAAGGTTTCATAACCAAGCAGGGCACGATCTTGTTCTAGATGATCTATTTTGGTGTGTGGCCCAGATTAAAGAGTGGCTGAACACTCAGGACGATTTTAATTTTTAG
- a CDS encoding ferritin-like domain-containing protein produces the protein MKEFKLNTFLTSQAQDKLYGLGDDIELCLKQTQKNLHIPHRPARDVEVLDIFKMPPKSNLDSVDGQMRLIHDLAHIEMQAMELGLRTLTEFPEAPLEFKEQLIEVILDESRHLKMLLDCLEHHKRPWGSYPVHLSLWFATSSEDSLLDRILIVHRYLEGSGLDAGEKITKKLWGAGQKGLLDIVKVIVDEEVSHVSFGSRWFKQLCEEQKMDSDHVFTQRMQALHHRLPKRVLKLNRQLRTEAGFTETEMNVLEGLNSVI, from the coding sequence ATGAAAGAGTTTAAATTAAATACTTTTTTAACATCACAGGCCCAAGATAAACTTTATGGACTAGGTGATGATATTGAGTTGTGTTTAAAACAAACTCAAAAAAATTTACATATTCCCCATAGACCCGCCAGAGACGTAGAAGTTTTGGATATTTTTAAGATGCCCCCAAAATCTAACTTAGACTCTGTGGATGGACAAATGCGTCTTATTCATGATCTAGCACATATTGAAATGCAAGCCATGGAATTAGGTTTAAGAACTTTAACTGAATTTCCTGAGGCACCCCTAGAATTTAAAGAACAACTGATCGAAGTGATCTTAGATGAATCCAGACATTTAAAAATGCTATTGGACTGTTTGGAGCACCACAAACGACCGTGGGGGAGTTACCCTGTTCATTTAAGTCTTTGGTTTGCAACAAGTTCAGAGGACAGTTTATTAGATCGCATTTTGATTGTGCATCGTTATTTGGAAGGTTCTGGTCTTGATGCGGGAGAAAAGATCACCAAAAAACTTTGGGGCGCAGGACAAAAAGGACTTTTAGATATTGTTAAAGTGATTGTAGATGAAGAGGTGTCGCATGTGAGTTTTGGATCTAGGTGGTTTAAACAGTTATGTGAAGAACAGAAAATGGATTCAGACCATGTCTTTACGCAAAGGATGCAAGCGCTTCATCATCGGCTTCCTAAACGTGTCCTTAAACTAAATCGTCAACTAAGGACAGAGGCTGGATTTACAGAAACCGAAATGAATGTACTTGAAGGATTAAATTCTGTTATTTGA
- a CDS encoding pseudouridine synthase → MDKVRISKLFSEKQIASRRTTEKWVENQWISVDGEILKSPGQVIDPRSLILVNVKAQHEISDQVTVILNKPPGFVSTFNDPKYAHALSLIQKKNFYTPKDADTSSYSLSYKEFDPVKLGPAGRLDAPSRGLMLYTQDGTLAKKIIGEASEIDKEYIVKVRGSITPDKLKKLGFGLSLDGQKLKPAEVTLVNKDQKILRFILREGKNRQIRRMCQLVDLQVIDLLRVRIGKLHLNDLPEGKWQFLDPNTHTI, encoded by the coding sequence ATGGATAAGGTGCGCATCTCTAAACTTTTTTCTGAGAAGCAGATTGCATCCCGTCGAACCACAGAAAAGTGGGTGGAAAATCAATGGATCTCTGTAGATGGTGAAATCTTAAAATCTCCTGGACAAGTTATTGATCCTCGCTCTTTGATCTTAGTCAACGTTAAGGCCCAACATGAAATCTCTGACCAGGTGACTGTGATTTTAAATAAACCTCCTGGATTTGTATCCACCTTTAATGATCCCAAGTACGCCCACGCTTTATCGCTGATCCAGAAAAAGAACTTCTACACTCCTAAAGATGCAGACACTTCCAGCTATTCCCTTTCTTATAAAGAATTTGACCCTGTAAAGCTTGGACCTGCAGGACGACTAGATGCTCCTTCAAGAGGCTTAATGCTTTACACGCAAGACGGAACTTTAGCTAAAAAAATTATTGGTGAAGCCTCAGAAATTGATAAAGAGTATATTGTAAAAGTCAGGGGTTCTATTACTCCTGATAAACTTAAAAAATTGGGGTTTGGTTTAAGCTTAGATGGTCAAAAGTTAAAACCAGCTGAAGTCACTTTGGTGAATAAGGACCAAAAAATATTACGTTTCATTCTTCGTGAAGGAAAAAATCGTCAAATTCGCAGAATGTGCCAGCTCGTGGATTTACAAGTCATAGATCTTTTACGGGTGCGCATCGGGAAATTACATCTGAACGACCTACCTGAAGGCAAATGGCAATTTTTAGATCCCAACACACACACGATCTAG
- a CDS encoding SDR family oxidoreductase, whose amino-acid sequence MNTKLAIITGASSGIGHAIAQALHPLGYHLVLLGRNTERLKSVSTSLPGSEYYQCDLDDVDQVTKISSSLAGSFKDKNFNRVVLVNNAGVVSRMPFSENSMEEWQRQFQVNLFSPAILTQGLLPFLKDQKEARIINISSSLGLRPIPNTSIYSASKAALNSLTQALALELAPLKIPVNAICPGIVETPIQEFYQTEDAKLREQLNAAQPIGRIGQPEDIAKVVCFYAENASEWITGTLVPVDGGILLV is encoded by the coding sequence ATGAATACTAAACTTGCCATTATTACAGGAGCCAGCTCGGGTATTGGCCACGCTATAGCACAGGCCCTACATCCTTTAGGATACCATCTTGTTCTTTTGGGAAGAAACACTGAGCGTCTTAAAAGCGTATCTACGTCTTTACCTGGCAGCGAATACTACCAATGTGATTTAGATGATGTAGATCAAGTGACCAAAATCAGCAGCAGTCTGGCTGGTAGCTTTAAAGACAAAAATTTTAATAGAGTGGTTTTAGTGAACAACGCAGGTGTTGTTTCTCGAATGCCTTTTTCTGAAAACTCAATGGAAGAATGGCAAAGACAGTTTCAGGTCAACCTCTTCTCCCCTGCTATTCTCACTCAAGGTCTTCTGCCTTTTTTAAAAGACCAAAAAGAAGCAAGGATCATTAACATCTCTTCCTCTTTAGGATTAAGACCCATCCCTAATACCTCCATTTATTCGGCGTCCAAAGCCGCATTAAACTCATTAACACAAGCTTTGGCTCTTGAACTGGCTCCTTTAAAAATTCCTGTCAATGCCATCTGTCCTGGTATTGTGGAAACTCCAATCCAAGAGTTTTATCAAACAGAAGATGCAAAACTCAGAGAGCAACTCAACGCCGCTCAACCTATAGGGCGTATTGGACAGCCTGAAGACATTGCTAAAGTGGTCTGCTTTTATGCTGAAAATGCTAGTGAGTGGATCACTGGAACTCTAGTGCCTGTGGATGGAGGCATCTTACTGGTATGA
- a CDS encoding ABC transporter substrate-binding protein, whose protein sequence is MIKYLAVICFTVFVATACSKNTHLTQKDLGFRYHIPVTPLTFDPILQKGTSSWFLLNHLFRPLVSIDAGDQLYFNAAKECVWTSQNLFTCTLKDHLKFQDGTPITSKHFKYSFELAFEQVTETSGFFLNLKNQDPHLDILTPDDKTLQFAFKTYSPQDIYLLAKTEFSPRPQKMFYKKPEELISSGSYKVLSYKKGQHVTLTANTINNEVFNSSPRPNVTVYFIEDEGTAIRMFESQKLDFIKNVPRAFFNKYKEQLHFQTMMRMDGIGLSKTVDNMDLKKALSYSLNFSELQTIYKSKGLPGCPALPSKFYKSSPSSEASEHCYTFDLKKAQAHYDKVPSALKTKAFTLNFSEVGGTDIQKGMEWIAYQWKKHLGLEVRILPLESGQFFQKIRDRNFEIIRKGLPLLTPTCAEALESFTSDSVNNFTEIQNTKLDQIVKQLKILSLDQRQKQQDLCSKGLMELKKTYSFIPLGEMYFAFLSNGRYKNWSINSFNMLNLEELSTHND, encoded by the coding sequence ATGATTAAGTATCTTGCTGTGATTTGTTTTACCGTGTTTGTGGCAACCGCTTGTTCCAAGAACACTCATCTCACTCAAAAGGATTTGGGGTTCCGCTATCATATCCCTGTAACCCCCCTTACCTTTGATCCCATTTTACAAAAAGGCACCTCCTCTTGGTTTTTGCTCAATCATCTTTTTCGCCCTTTGGTCAGCATAGATGCTGGGGACCAGCTTTATTTCAATGCCGCTAAAGAATGTGTATGGACTTCACAAAACCTTTTTACATGCACCCTCAAAGACCACCTCAAATTCCAAGATGGAACCCCTATCACTTCCAAGCATTTTAAATATTCCTTTGAACTTGCCTTTGAACAGGTCACTGAAACTTCGGGATTTTTCCTTAATCTTAAAAATCAAGACCCACATCTCGACATTCTCACACCTGATGACAAGACCCTGCAATTCGCATTTAAAACATATTCCCCTCAAGACATTTACCTGTTAGCCAAAACTGAATTTTCTCCTCGTCCACAAAAAATGTTTTACAAGAAACCTGAAGAGCTGATCTCGTCGGGGTCCTATAAAGTTCTAAGTTATAAGAAAGGACAGCATGTCACTCTGACCGCAAATACCATCAACAATGAAGTTTTTAACTCTAGTCCCCGCCCCAACGTGACCGTTTATTTTATTGAGGATGAAGGAACGGCCATTAGAATGTTTGAGTCGCAAAAGTTAGATTTTATTAAAAATGTCCCTCGCGCATTTTTTAATAAATACAAAGAGCAGCTCCACTTTCAAACCATGATGCGTATGGATGGCATTGGTCTCTCTAAGACTGTGGATAATATGGACCTCAAAAAAGCTCTTAGCTACTCCCTCAACTTTTCTGAACTGCAAACCATTTATAAGTCCAAGGGCCTCCCTGGATGTCCTGCTTTGCCCAGCAAGTTTTATAAGTCCTCACCTTCTTCTGAAGCGTCAGAACACTGTTACACTTTTGATCTTAAAAAAGCCCAAGCCCATTACGATAAAGTCCCTTCAGCACTCAAAACTAAGGCCTTCACTCTTAACTTTTCTGAGGTCGGCGGCACAGACATCCAAAAAGGCATGGAGTGGATCGCCTATCAGTGGAAAAAGCATTTAGGCTTAGAGGTCAGAATCCTTCCTCTGGAGTCGGGGCAATTTTTTCAAAAAATCAGAGACAGAAACTTTGAAATCATCCGAAAAGGTCTTCCTTTGCTGACCCCTACATGCGCTGAAGCTCTGGAGTCTTTTACATCAGATTCTGTAAATAACTTTACTGAAATTCAAAACACCAAATTAGACCAAATTGTAAAACAACTTAAGATTTTATCCTTAGATCAGAGGCAAAAACAGCAAGATCTGTGCTCAAAAGGTCTAATGGAATTAAAAAAAACCTACTCCTTTATTCCCCTTGGTGAAATGTACTTTGCCTTTCTGTCCAACGGTAGATATAAAAACTGGAGTATCAATTCGTTTAATATGTTAAATTTAGAAGAGCTTTCGACCCACAATGACTAA